Proteins encoded together in one candidate division KSB1 bacterium window:
- a CDS encoding glycosyltransferase has product MNILFVNSSLVWGGNEKWTLRAAETLASRDHQVAIAIRNFEIWQGHERGWVDFLTLPFTNDADIFTVFKLRKLITEREIDILLPTRSRDYWLSGFARLGTSAKYVMRNGITRDLPNTLKERLRYGRFPDGIVVNAQAVKESLAKHAWVQRDRIHVIYNGVDSAESSEQVPPLKQPGEFLIVAAGRVESDKGFDVLVEAMALALRDVPSLRCVIFGRGDMEAAIQRRIDERQVGDSVRLGGFTTNLAAVLKQADLSVSSSYREGVSNFILESWSAGVPIIATSIPGSTEIIAAEQRGGLVLPGDAIALSSAILRAFHDRELCGRWSAAGTLAIQDTFNWTRMAEQLETLFIALTAA; this is encoded by the coding sequence TTGAACATCCTCTTCGTAAACTCATCACTGGTCTGGGGCGGGAACGAAAAGTGGACGCTGCGCGCGGCGGAAACACTCGCGTCGCGCGATCATCAGGTCGCGATCGCGATTCGCAACTTTGAGATCTGGCAAGGCCACGAGCGCGGCTGGGTCGATTTTCTCACCTTGCCGTTTACGAATGACGCCGATATCTTCACGGTGTTCAAGCTGCGGAAGTTGATCACGGAACGCGAGATTGACATTCTGCTGCCCACGCGCAGCCGCGATTACTGGTTGAGCGGTTTCGCGCGCCTGGGGACGTCCGCGAAATACGTGATGCGCAACGGGATTACGCGCGATCTCCCCAACACGCTCAAGGAACGCCTGCGTTACGGCCGCTTTCCCGACGGCATCGTCGTGAACGCGCAGGCCGTGAAGGAGTCGCTGGCCAAGCACGCCTGGGTTCAGCGCGACCGCATTCACGTGATCTATAACGGCGTGGATTCCGCGGAATCGAGCGAGCAAGTTCCGCCGCTCAAACAGCCGGGCGAATTCTTGATTGTCGCCGCCGGACGCGTCGAATCGGACAAGGGCTTTGACGTGCTCGTCGAAGCCATGGCCCTCGCGCTCCGTGACGTGCCATCTTTGCGCTGCGTGATCTTCGGTCGCGGCGACATGGAAGCTGCGATCCAGCGGCGCATCGACGAGCGTCAGGTTGGCGACAGCGTCCGCCTCGGCGGGTTCACCACGAATCTCGCCGCGGTATTGAAGCAGGCGGATCTTTCCGTCTCATCGTCCTACCGCGAAGGCGTATCCAACTTCATTCTCGAAAGCTGGTCCGCCGGCGTCCCCATCATCGCCACTTCGATTCCCGGCTCGACCGAAATTATCGCCGCCGAACAGCGCGGCGGCCTCGTGCTTCCGGGCGACGCGATTGCGCTGTCCAGCGCGATCCTGCGCGCCTTTCATGACCGCGAGCTTTGTGGGCGCTGGTCCGCGGCGGGCACGCTGGCGATTCAAGACACTTTCAACTGGACGCGCATGGCCGAGCAACTCGAAACGCTCTTCATCGCTCTGACCGCGGCATGA
- a CDS encoding T9SS type A sorting domain-containing protein translates to MSQTGIRLLFVALLATLFGAAYALNYQWLTDEEMTSFGDRIPIFMPPDTFTGDVHSNSMIAILGAPVFYGRVSTTEDDFWRGVGYNPQFHGPPPFFNAPPVSLGMGVTRLRQACWNRGAVYGTPQMQARLLLQGGTIRINLWPVGLPFDSTFTEFHYPVSSGENYLFFLGPLTISGVVAGRIVIGTDARAGIADNILYADADPLTGTTPDSSHDYFALAAAGEIKILNTVANGRENSGGLGLNQTNHDSTSIVLCGAYYAYGESFTFENQNDPDSGYVCECEPDDRGTIYLYGGIVQMRRGQLHRSTRTSTGYRRTLRFDPRLRGWDDLLAPRSEIMSESTDTLSFTSVPVGSTVWDTAYVYTEQALSFAGAYATFPWYSPGGSPAYGDSFAVPCRFSPPHSGRYSGTLTVHVGGYEHDIVLLGETASTSSDIPAVPRDITLSAYPNPFNSATTIRYSVESTASAELTVFDLTGRAVQRFALRTTPGGHELAWDAHSLATGLYFARLTSGSQATTTKLLLLK, encoded by the coding sequence ATGAGTCAAACCGGCATACGGTTGTTGTTCGTCGCGCTGCTCGCGACGCTGTTCGGCGCGGCCTACGCGCTGAACTATCAGTGGTTGACGGATGAGGAGATGACCTCCTTCGGTGACCGGATTCCCATTTTCATGCCGCCGGACACCTTCACTGGGGACGTGCACTCGAATTCCATGATCGCAATCTTGGGCGCTCCCGTGTTCTATGGCCGCGTGTCAACTACCGAGGATGACTTCTGGCGTGGCGTCGGCTATAATCCGCAGTTTCACGGCCCACCGCCATTCTTCAATGCGCCTCCTGTCTCGCTTGGCATGGGTGTAACGCGATTGCGGCAGGCGTGTTGGAATCGCGGCGCGGTGTACGGGACGCCTCAGATGCAAGCACGGCTGCTTTTGCAGGGCGGCACGATTCGCATTAACCTTTGGCCTGTCGGGCTTCCGTTTGACAGTACGTTTACGGAGTTCCACTACCCGGTCTCGTCAGGGGAGAACTATCTCTTCTTCCTCGGGCCGCTTACGATCTCGGGAGTTGTCGCGGGTAGAATTGTTATCGGCACGGACGCACGCGCCGGCATCGCGGATAACATCCTTTATGCCGACGCGGACCCGTTGACGGGTACGACGCCGGACAGCAGTCACGATTACTTCGCGCTCGCCGCCGCTGGCGAGATCAAGATTCTCAACACCGTGGCGAATGGTCGCGAGAACTCCGGCGGACTGGGATTGAATCAGACCAATCACGATTCGACCAGCATCGTGCTCTGCGGCGCGTACTATGCTTACGGCGAGAGCTTCACGTTCGAGAATCAGAATGATCCCGACAGCGGATACGTGTGCGAGTGCGAACCGGATGATCGTGGCACGATCTATCTCTATGGCGGCATCGTCCAGATGCGCCGGGGTCAACTGCACCGCTCCACGCGGACCAGCACGGGCTATCGTCGCACTCTGCGGTTCGATCCGCGCCTGCGAGGCTGGGACGACCTGCTCGCACCGCGCTCCGAGATCATGTCCGAGAGCACCGACACGCTCTCTTTCACATCCGTCCCGGTCGGCTCCACGGTCTGGGACACGGCCTATGTGTACACGGAACAGGCGCTCTCGTTCGCAGGCGCTTATGCCACCTTTCCGTGGTACTCTCCCGGGGGCTCACCCGCTTACGGCGATAGCTTCGCGGTCCCTTGCCGCTTCTCACCGCCGCACAGCGGCCGTTACAGTGGAACATTGACCGTGCACGTAGGTGGATACGAGCACGACATCGTGTTGCTCGGCGAAACCGCTTCCACTTCATCAGACATTCCCGCCGTGCCGCGCGATATCACGCTTTCGGCCTACCCGAATCCGTTCAATTCCGCGACCACGATTCGCTATTCAGTGGAGTCCACGGCGAGCGCGGAGCTGACGGTTTTCGATCTGACCGGCCGCGCGGTGCAGCGGTTCGCGCTCCGCACGACTCCCGGCGGGCATGAGCTCGCATGGGACGCGCACAGCCTCGCCACCGGCCTCTATTTCGCTCGCCTCACCTCAGGCTCCCAAGCGACTACGACCAAGCTCTTGCTTCTGAAATAG
- a CDS encoding T9SS type A sorting domain-containing protein has translation MSTTGKRLLFAALLIALVGAADALNYQWLTDEELTVWGDRIKFWHGDTLEGDVRSNSQIAIMQDPVFYGRVITTASDFWHGTGYDPQFLGPPPEFNAPGIYVGGSPGHLRQCSAGQGRFFSFGPEWICRLLLDSNLVHVYRWPAGTPFDSTDHFVIPLLNGDYGLCCFFDCPIEIAGRVAGRLTIGTSHSAGILDNILYVDSDPLTGVTPQYSPNYFALAAEGSIVVLNTPENGRENSGGLGDAQTDPNLTDVVLCGAYYALGGSITFQNQNDADSGYVCACQPDDRGDLLTFGGFVQSRRGYLHRSTRTSTGYHLRLRWDHRLRYWSDFVWAAEPLPDRTDTLDYGPVVVGSTAWDTAYVYVADQYAFGGATATYPWYSPGGSPAYGDSFAVPCRFTPPHTGDFRGILSIYIAGQTFPVRLLGEGTLDVADHPALPHDITLSAYPNPFNSVTTLSYVLPAGQGGQLLISDITGRAVAEFVLAPSTGIRSLTYDAADQATGIYFAQLLANSEIRIQKLLVLK, from the coding sequence CTGTTGATCGCGTTGGTGGGGGCGGCGGACGCGCTGAACTATCAGTGGCTGACGGATGAGGAGTTGACGGTCTGGGGTGACCGTATTAAGTTCTGGCATGGCGACACGCTTGAGGGCGATGTTCGTTCGAACAGCCAGATCGCCATCATGCAGGACCCGGTGTTCTACGGTCGGGTTATCACGACCGCGTCGGACTTCTGGCATGGAACGGGATACGATCCCCAGTTTCTCGGGCCGCCGCCGGAGTTCAATGCGCCCGGGATTTATGTCGGGGGAAGCCCTGGACACCTCAGGCAATGCAGCGCCGGTCAAGGAAGATTCTTCTCGTTCGGCCCGGAGTGGATCTGCCGACTCCTGTTGGATTCGAATCTGGTCCACGTCTATCGGTGGCCTGCCGGGACTCCCTTCGACAGCACCGATCATTTTGTGATCCCGCTGCTGAACGGGGATTACGGTCTCTGTTGTTTCTTTGACTGTCCCATCGAGATTGCAGGTCGCGTGGCCGGCAGACTCACCATCGGTACGTCTCACTCCGCCGGCATCCTCGATAATATCCTGTATGTTGACTCGGACCCGCTGACGGGCGTCACACCTCAATATAGTCCGAACTATTTCGCGTTGGCGGCCGAGGGGAGCATCGTCGTGCTCAACACGCCGGAGAACGGACGCGAGAATTCCGGCGGATTAGGTGATGCCCAGACCGACCCGAACCTGACCGATGTCGTGCTGTGCGGCGCCTACTACGCGCTTGGCGGCAGCATCACGTTTCAGAATCAGAACGATGCCGACAGCGGTTACGTCTGCGCGTGCCAACCCGATGACCGCGGCGACTTGCTTACCTTTGGCGGATTCGTTCAGAGTCGTCGCGGCTACTTGCACCGCTCCACCAGGACAAGCACAGGATATCATCTGCGACTGCGCTGGGACCATCGCCTTCGATATTGGAGCGACTTTGTGTGGGCAGCCGAGCCGCTTCCCGATCGCACGGACACCCTCGACTACGGGCCGGTCGTTGTCGGTTCCACCGCCTGGGACACGGCGTACGTGTACGTCGCGGATCAGTACGCGTTTGGTGGTGCGACAGCGACCTATCCGTGGTACTCTCCCGGCGGATCACCCGCCTACGGTGACAGCTTCGCTGTCCCCTGCCGCTTTACTCCGCCCCATACCGGAGACTTCCGCGGCATCTTGAGCATCTACATCGCCGGGCAGACATTTCCAGTGAGGTTGCTGGGCGAGGGCACGCTTGATGTTGCCGATCATCCCGCTCTGCCGCACGACATCACGCTTTCGGCCTACCCGAATCCGTTCAATTCGGTGACGACTCTAAGCTATGTCTTGCCGGCGGGACAGGGAGGGCAATTGCTGATCTCCGACATCACCGGCCGAGCGGTCGCCGAGTTTGTGTTGGCTCCTTCCACCGGCATTCGTTCTCTGACATACGATGCGGCGGATCAGGCAACAGGCATCTACTTTGCCCAGTTGCTCGCGAATTCGGAGATACGCATCCAGAAGCTTTTGGTCTTGAAATAG
- a CDS encoding ABC transporter ATP-binding protein codes for MTTYLRYINPFQRYRGALIMTAFCTIFYVLFNALSLWLVAPVLRIIFMPGKEDAAPLPLGQAQGWYDSLKHWSWSWFAGDTPAETLPKLCLALILVFLLKNIFAFGQMYFVSYVEQRMVKDLRDTLFGQLARLPYKFFDKRATGDVMSSVMNDVYVLSLTFQRVFTQAVRDPLSAITLLIILISISWELTLTALIIVPLFGLIYRATGQSLKRKSKRIQEKLGQLSAYLQEAISGARVIKAFGTERYETQRFERRADELFRHSLRLARLDRLAQPLSETIGVVIIALVLLFGGQRVLSGELLDAEDFIRFIVVLFAILTPVRNIGAIFNNLQVGSAAGARLDVIFHEPVEAVERGGVEVREFARELRFEHLSFRYETSSDWVLSDIDLTIRKHEKVALVGRSGSGKSTLANLIPRFYEPQQGRILLDGIPVTELSLSSLRQQVSSVSQDVFLFNETVRYNIAYGLEHVDETRLRNVIKRSQAESFIAAMPHGLDTVVGERGTQLSGGQRQRLAIARALLRNSPILIFDEATSALDSESERLIQHALTELFRDRTVIIIAHRLSSIRFADRVVVLDKGRVEAVGTHDELVKSSPLYSTLMPLYESPAATA; via the coding sequence ATGACGACCTACCTGCGGTACATCAATCCGTTCCAGCGCTATCGCGGCGCGCTCATCATGACGGCGTTCTGCACGATTTTCTACGTGCTCTTCAACGCGCTCTCACTCTGGCTGGTGGCTCCGGTGCTGCGCATCATTTTCATGCCGGGCAAGGAAGACGCCGCGCCGCTTCCGCTCGGTCAGGCGCAAGGGTGGTACGATTCCCTCAAACACTGGTCGTGGTCCTGGTTCGCCGGCGATACTCCGGCCGAGACGCTGCCCAAGCTTTGCCTGGCCCTGATTCTCGTCTTTCTCCTGAAGAACATCTTCGCCTTTGGACAGATGTACTTCGTCTCGTACGTTGAACAGCGGATGGTCAAGGACTTGCGCGACACGCTCTTCGGCCAGCTCGCGCGCCTCCCCTACAAGTTCTTTGACAAGCGCGCCACGGGCGACGTGATGTCGAGCGTGATGAATGACGTGTACGTGCTGAGTCTGACCTTTCAGCGCGTTTTCACGCAGGCCGTCCGCGATCCGCTCTCGGCGATCACCCTGCTGATCATTCTGATCTCGATCTCGTGGGAGCTGACGCTGACCGCGCTCATCATCGTTCCGCTCTTTGGCTTGATCTATCGGGCCACAGGCCAGAGCTTGAAGCGCAAGAGCAAGCGCATTCAGGAGAAACTTGGCCAGCTTTCCGCGTATCTGCAAGAGGCGATCTCCGGCGCGCGCGTGATCAAAGCGTTCGGCACCGAGCGTTACGAGACGCAGCGCTTTGAGCGTCGCGCCGACGAGCTGTTTCGTCACAGCCTGCGCTTGGCCCGCCTCGATCGCCTCGCCCAACCGCTGTCGGAAACGATCGGCGTGGTGATTATTGCGCTCGTGCTGCTGTTCGGCGGTCAGCGCGTCTTGTCCGGCGAACTGCTCGACGCCGAGGATTTCATTCGCTTCATCGTGGTGCTTTTCGCGATTCTGACCCCCGTCCGCAATATTGGCGCGATTTTCAATAACCTGCAAGTCGGTTCCGCCGCCGGAGCGCGGCTCGATGTGATCTTCCATGAGCCGGTCGAGGCCGTCGAGCGCGGCGGTGTTGAGGTTCGCGAGTTCGCTCGGGAACTCCGGTTCGAGCACCTGTCTTTTCGCTATGAGACCAGCTCCGATTGGGTGTTATCGGATATCGACCTGACGATTCGCAAGCACGAGAAGGTCGCGCTCGTCGGCCGCAGCGGTTCCGGCAAGAGCACGCTCGCGAATTTGATTCCCCGCTTCTACGAGCCGCAGCAGGGCCGGATTCTGCTCGATGGGATTCCGGTCACGGAGCTGTCGCTGTCGTCGCTCCGCCAACAGGTGAGCTCCGTCAGTCAGGATGTGTTTTTGTTCAACGAGACCGTGCGTTACAACATCGCGTATGGGCTGGAGCATGTGGACGAAACCCGGCTGCGCAATGTGATCAAGCGCTCGCAGGCGGAGTCCTTCATCGCGGCCATGCCGCACGGTCTGGACACGGTGGTCGGCGAGCGCGGCACGCAACTGTCCGGCGGACAACGCCAGCGTCTGGCCATTGCCCGTGCCCTCTTGCGCAACTCTCCCATTCTGATCTTTGACGAGGCCACGTCGGCGCTTGACAGCGAATCCGAGCGCCTGATTCAGCACGCGCTCACGGAGCTGTTTCGGGACCGGACCGTGATTATCATCGCT